Proteins from a single region of Gambusia affinis linkage group LG12, SWU_Gaff_1.0, whole genome shotgun sequence:
- the gigyf2 gene encoding GRB10-interacting GYF protein 2 isoform X1 — translation MAETQTLNFGPEWLRALSGGGGGGGGGSSNAVTSPPLSPALPKYKLADYRYGREEMLALYVKDNKIPIDLHDKEFLPILQEEPLPPLALVSFTEEEQRNFSMSVNSAAVLRLTGRGGGPIAGAPRGRSTSRGRGRGRGDGGFYQRSFDDVEGFGRGGREIHRSQSWEESDDFFSTRGDRRFEKPGRKDPEVAPGHFQINHTRPGTYEDGGTGLPRKHEFTRSESENWRTSRDDQNDGPRSAGWREHPDQRRRFPFDPREEERGYRRPRSGSGSLEDERDSLPEWCLEDADEEAGTFDSSGAFLSLKKASKEPIPEEAELDFRPLEECDEGLEEEDILPRESKETEREAKREPDRKDLARMSEDGPSLGPAVASAVSESQPPPQNLSPNHPSRTDEIERPAERHPPLELPPEPCKVPLRIPMSSSILESHPMTHISTNLPEVSAPSSTVHLPQQKPIKISVAINNALPYTSNIMAPISRPTTVTHDTDEDEGLKHFEQEAEKMVAYLQDSGVDDDRLAAKTSEKPKPAGLPLTHEAALKWFYKDPQGEIQGPFSNHEMSDWFQAGYFTMSLLVKRGCDEVFQPLGEIMKIWGRVPFTPGPAPPPLQADGDQERLKRQQELTALNLYQLQQLQYQYLLRQQYAQALAQQKTLVLNSAPLQQQQQHQQQINMLLQQYQALKISASDSLLPPVTRSLSVPDSSSVWEMQNPSTQASCTPNLQQAATSTWEGSSVWDLPIDSVAQAPTIEQMQQFEKARSAKMELERREVELRAKREEEERKRLEEALRARQEEERKRLEEEELARQKQEEALRLQREQEEAQRRQKEEEERKAQEEALRRLEERRREEEEKKKREEFLRKQEEERRKQEELEALRRREEEKRRVEEEAAAAAAAALAQQQEEHKRRELEAQRQQELQRQRQQQQEALRRLQQQQQQQQQLAQMKLPSSSKWGQQSANHNHTQNALSLAEIQKLEEERERQACEEQRRQQQELLKQQQQQALQQAQQSHAKLSGWGNVAKQPVITKSLLEIQREEAQQMKQRNEQPPQQHPTVTQQARTQNRTTSLSNSVWGSVNTTTNWGSDSSSIWGDTHNSNMGFWDEAIKEAVQQPPQTKKGNTQKNNKGNANLSNSLSGRASKKVDEEEKLLKLFQGVSKSQQDTFMQWCEQTLHSLNTANNLDVPTFASFLKELDSPYEVHDYVRAYLGDTPESKDFAKQFLERRAKQNANQQKQLLPKQQQAKQQQQQQQDSVWDGMGSSAIYQSNHTSGQQQRFETVTSGKKKKKQKMVRADPSLLGFSVNASSERLNMGEIETLEDF, via the exons ATGGCCGAAACCCAGACACTTAACTTTGGACCTGAATG GCTCCGTGCCCTGTCTGGAGGTGGGGGCGGCGGTGGCGGTGGAAGCAGCAATGCTGTTACTTCTCCCCCACTCTCACCTGCATTGCCAAAGTATAAACTTGCAGACTATCGTTACGGGAGAGAAGAAATGTTAGCACTTTATGTAAAGGACAACAAG ATCCCTATAGACCTACATGATAAGGAGTTTCTACCCATATTGCAAGAAGAACCTTTGCCGCCTCTGGCACTCGTGTCTTTTACGGAGGAAGAACAG AGAAATTTTTCTATGTCTGTAAACAGCGCAGCTGTACTCCGGCTGACAGGGCGAGGCGGTGGGCCCATAGCTGGAGCGCCAAGAGGCCGAAGTACATCCAGAGGTAGAG GGCGGGGAAGAGGTGATGGAGGATTTTACCAAAGAAGTTTTGACGACGTGGAAGGTTTTGGTCGTGGAGGGAGGGAAATTCATCGCTCTCAAAGCTGGGAAGAAAG TGATGActttttttccaccaggggAGATAGAAGATTTGAAAAGCCAGGTCGAAAAGACCCAG AAGTTGCTCCTGGGCATTTTCAGATCAATCACA CCCGACCAGGAACCTACGAGGACGGAGGGACAGGTCTGCCCAGGAAGCACGAGTTTACGCGTTCAGAGAGTGAGAACTGGCGTACTTCTCGTGACGATCAGAACG ATGGGCCTCGGTCTGCAGGGTGGCGGGAACATCCAGACCAACGTCGGCGCTTCCCATTTGACCCCAGAGAAGAGGAGCGCGGCTACAGGAGACCAAGGTCAGGCAGCGGCAGCCTGGAGGATGAGCGAGACAGCTTACCAGAGTGGTGTCTGGAGGACGCAGATGAAGAAGCTGGAACATTTGATTCCTCAGgagcttttctttctctaaag AAAGCGTCAAAGGAACCGATCCCAGAAGAAGCAGAACTTGACTTCAGACCTTTGGAAGAGTGTGACGAGGGTCTGGAGGAGGAAGATATTTTACCCAGGGAGTccaaagagacagaaagagaagccAAAAGAGAACCTGATCGAAAAG ACTTGGCCAGAATGTCAGAAGACGGTCCGTCTCTTGGTCCAGCCGTGGCTTCAGCAGTCTCAGAGTCGCAGCCCCCTCCTCAGAATTTGTCTCCAAACCATCCCAGCAGAACAGATGAGATTGAGCGACCAGCTGAGCGCCACCCGCCCCTGGAGCTCCCACCAGAGCCCTGCAAAGTACCGCTTCGTATCCCCATGTCTAGTAGCATCCTGGAGTCGCACCCCATGACCCACATTTCCACCAACCTGCCCG AAGTTTCTGCTCCGTCATCCACTGTTCATCTACCACAGCAAAAACCCATCAAAATCTCTGTGGCAATAAACAATGCTTTACCCTACACTTCAAATATAATGGCACCTATAAGCAGGCCCACCACGGTGACGCATGACACTGATGAAGATGAGGGTCTGAAACACTTTGAGCAA GAGGCAGAAAAGATGGTAGCATACCTCCAGGACAGCGGGGTAGATGATGACAGGCTTGCAGCAAAGACTTCAGAGAAGCCTAAACCTGCAGGCCTGCCCCTTACCCACGAAGCTGCTCTCAAGTGGTTTTACAAAGACCCACAAGGGGAGATACAGG GTCCGTTCAGCAATCACGAGATGTCTGACTGGTTTCAGGCTGGTTACTTCACCATGTCTCTGTTGGTCAAAAGAGGCTGTGATGAAGTGTTCCAACCTTTGGGAGAGATTATGAAGATTTGGGGGAGGGTGCCCTTTACGCCAGGCCCCGCACCGCCACCACTACAA GCTGATGGTGACCAGGAGAGGTTAAAGAGACAGCAGGAGCTCACTGCTCTCAACCTTtaccagctgcagcagctgcaatATCAATACCTCCTCAG GCAACAGTATGCCCAGGCGTTGGCCCAGCAGAAAACTTTAGTTCTTAACTCAGCTCCTctccaacaacagcagcagcaccaacagcaGATCAACATGCTTCTGCAGCAATACCAGGCTCTAAAGATAAG tgctTCTGACAGTCTTCTACCTCCTGTTACCCGATCCCTGTCGGTCCCTGACTCGAGTTCGGTGTGGGAAATGCAGAATCCCTCTACTCAGGCCTCCTGCACACCAAACCTTCAACAGGCTGCTACTAGCa CCTGGGAAGGCAGCAGTGTATGGGATTTGCCTATAGACTCAGTGGCACAAGCTCCAACTATTGAGCAGATGCAGCAGTTTGAGAAGGCAAGATCTGCAAAG ATGGAGCTGGAGAGACGGGAGGTGGAGTTAAGAGCAAAACgggaggaagaagaaaggaaaCGTTTGGAAGAAGCTCTCAGGGCTCgacaggaggaggaaaggaaacGGCTGGAAGAAGAGGAATTGGCTCGGCAAAAACAG GAAGAGGCGCTGAGGCTACAAAGAGAACAAGAGGAGGCGCAACGCAGgcaaaaagaagaggaggagaggaaggcgCAGGAGGAAGCTCTCCGAAGATTGGAGGAAAGACGGcgggaagaagaggagaaaaagaaacggGAAGAGTTCCTTCGGAAACAG GAAGAGGAGCGTAGAAAGCAAGAAGAACTGGAGGCATTGAGAAGGCGCGAGGAGGAGAAGAGGCGAGTGGAGGAGGAGGCCGCCGCTGCTGCCGCCGCAGCTCTTGCACAGCAACAAGAAGAGCATAAAAGAAGAGAGCTGGAGGCCCAAAGACAGCAGGAGCTGCAAagacagaggcagcagcagcaagagGCCCTCAgaagactgcagcagcagcagcaacaacagcagcagctcgcACAAATGAAG CTTCCATCGTCTTCTAAGTGGGGTCAGCAGTCAGCCAACCACAACCACACACAAAATGCCTTGTCACTGGCCGAGATCCAGAAACTAGAAGAGGAGCGAGAACGACAGGCATGTGAGGAG CAGCGACGTCAGCAGCAAGAGCTCctaaagcagcagcaacagcaggcGCTACAACAAGCCCAGCAGTCGCATGCCAAGCTCTCCGGTTGGGGTAATGTAGCCAAGCAACCCGTTATCACCAAGTCTTTGCTGGAGATTCAGAGGGAGGAGGCCCAGCAGATGAAGCAGCGGAACGAGCAGCCACCCCAACAACATCCCACCGTCACCCAGCAGGCCCGAACTCAAAACAGAACC ACATCGCTGAGTAACTCGGTTTGGGGGTCTGTTAATACCACCACCAACTGGGGCTCCGACTCCAGCAGTATCTGGGGCGACACCCACAACTCAAACATGGGCTTCTGGGATGAGGCCATAAAGGAGGCCGTCCAGCAGCCTCCCCAGACCAAAAAAGGCAACACCCAGAAGAACAACAAAGGCAACGCCAACCTCAG TAACTCTTTGAGTGGGCGAGCCAGTAAGAAGGTTGACGAGGAGGAGAAGCTGCTAAAGTTGTTCCAGGGTGTCAGTAAGAGCCAGCAGGACACATTTATGCAGTGGTGTGAGCAAACCCTGCACTCGCTCAACACGGCCAACAATCTGGATG TTCCAACGTTTGCATCCTTCCTGAAGGAATTGGATTCTCCTTATGAGGTGCATGACTATGTCAGGGCTTATTTGGGGGACACTCCTGAGTCCAAGGACTTTGCCAAGCAGTTTCTGGAACGTCGTGCCAAACAGAATGCTaatcaacaaaaacagttgCTGCCGAAACAACAGCAagccaagcagcagcagcagcagcagcag GACTCTGTGTGGGATGGAATGGGATCTTCAGCCATCTACCAGTCCAACCATACAAGTGGCCAGCAGCAACGATTTGAGACGGTCACCtcagggaagaagaaaaagaagcagaaaatggtCCGAGCAGACCCAAGCCTTTTAG GTTTTTCTGTGAATGCATCATCTGAGAGGTTGAATATGGGGGAAATCGAAACCTTGGAGGACTTTTAA
- the gigyf2 gene encoding GRB10-interacting GYF protein 2 isoform X2 has product MAETQTLNFGPEWLRALSGGGGGGGGGSSNAVTSPPLSPALPKYKLADYRYGREEMLALYVKDNKIPIDLHDKEFLPILQEEPLPPLALVSFTEEEQRNFSMSVNSAAVLRLTGRGGGPIAGAPRGRSTSRGRGRGRGDGGFYQRSFDDVEGFGRGGREIHRSQSWEERGDRRFEKPGRKDPEVAPGHFQINHTRPGTYEDGGTGLPRKHEFTRSESENWRTSRDDQNDGPRSAGWREHPDQRRRFPFDPREEERGYRRPRSGSGSLEDERDSLPEWCLEDADEEAGTFDSSGAFLSLKKASKEPIPEEAELDFRPLEECDEGLEEEDILPRESKETEREAKREPDRKDLARMSEDGPSLGPAVASAVSESQPPPQNLSPNHPSRTDEIERPAERHPPLELPPEPCKVPLRIPMSSSILESHPMTHISTNLPEVSAPSSTVHLPQQKPIKISVAINNALPYTSNIMAPISRPTTVTHDTDEDEGLKHFEQEAEKMVAYLQDSGVDDDRLAAKTSEKPKPAGLPLTHEAALKWFYKDPQGEIQGPFSNHEMSDWFQAGYFTMSLLVKRGCDEVFQPLGEIMKIWGRVPFTPGPAPPPLQADGDQERLKRQQELTALNLYQLQQLQYQYLLRQQYAQALAQQKTLVLNSAPLQQQQQHQQQINMLLQQYQALKISASDSLLPPVTRSLSVPDSSSVWEMQNPSTQASCTPNLQQAATSTWEGSSVWDLPIDSVAQAPTIEQMQQFEKARSAKMELERREVELRAKREEEERKRLEEALRARQEEERKRLEEEELARQKQEEALRLQREQEEAQRRQKEEEERKAQEEALRRLEERRREEEEKKKREEFLRKQEEERRKQEELEALRRREEEKRRVEEEAAAAAAAALAQQQEEHKRRELEAQRQQELQRQRQQQQEALRRLQQQQQQQQQLAQMKLPSSSKWGQQSANHNHTQNALSLAEIQKLEEERERQACEEQRRQQQELLKQQQQQALQQAQQSHAKLSGWGNVAKQPVITKSLLEIQREEAQQMKQRNEQPPQQHPTVTQQARTQNRTTSLSNSVWGSVNTTTNWGSDSSSIWGDTHNSNMGFWDEAIKEAVQQPPQTKKGNTQKNNKGNANLSNSLSGRASKKVDEEEKLLKLFQGVSKSQQDTFMQWCEQTLHSLNTANNLDVPTFASFLKELDSPYEVHDYVRAYLGDTPESKDFAKQFLERRAKQNANQQKQLLPKQQQAKQQQQQQQDSVWDGMGSSAIYQSNHTSGQQQRFETVTSGKKKKKQKMVRADPSLLGFSVNASSERLNMGEIETLEDF; this is encoded by the exons ATGGCCGAAACCCAGACACTTAACTTTGGACCTGAATG GCTCCGTGCCCTGTCTGGAGGTGGGGGCGGCGGTGGCGGTGGAAGCAGCAATGCTGTTACTTCTCCCCCACTCTCACCTGCATTGCCAAAGTATAAACTTGCAGACTATCGTTACGGGAGAGAAGAAATGTTAGCACTTTATGTAAAGGACAACAAG ATCCCTATAGACCTACATGATAAGGAGTTTCTACCCATATTGCAAGAAGAACCTTTGCCGCCTCTGGCACTCGTGTCTTTTACGGAGGAAGAACAG AGAAATTTTTCTATGTCTGTAAACAGCGCAGCTGTACTCCGGCTGACAGGGCGAGGCGGTGGGCCCATAGCTGGAGCGCCAAGAGGCCGAAGTACATCCAGAGGTAGAG GGCGGGGAAGAGGTGATGGAGGATTTTACCAAAGAAGTTTTGACGACGTGGAAGGTTTTGGTCGTGGAGGGAGGGAAATTCATCGCTCTCAAAGCTGGGAAGAAAG gggAGATAGAAGATTTGAAAAGCCAGGTCGAAAAGACCCAG AAGTTGCTCCTGGGCATTTTCAGATCAATCACA CCCGACCAGGAACCTACGAGGACGGAGGGACAGGTCTGCCCAGGAAGCACGAGTTTACGCGTTCAGAGAGTGAGAACTGGCGTACTTCTCGTGACGATCAGAACG ATGGGCCTCGGTCTGCAGGGTGGCGGGAACATCCAGACCAACGTCGGCGCTTCCCATTTGACCCCAGAGAAGAGGAGCGCGGCTACAGGAGACCAAGGTCAGGCAGCGGCAGCCTGGAGGATGAGCGAGACAGCTTACCAGAGTGGTGTCTGGAGGACGCAGATGAAGAAGCTGGAACATTTGATTCCTCAGgagcttttctttctctaaag AAAGCGTCAAAGGAACCGATCCCAGAAGAAGCAGAACTTGACTTCAGACCTTTGGAAGAGTGTGACGAGGGTCTGGAGGAGGAAGATATTTTACCCAGGGAGTccaaagagacagaaagagaagccAAAAGAGAACCTGATCGAAAAG ACTTGGCCAGAATGTCAGAAGACGGTCCGTCTCTTGGTCCAGCCGTGGCTTCAGCAGTCTCAGAGTCGCAGCCCCCTCCTCAGAATTTGTCTCCAAACCATCCCAGCAGAACAGATGAGATTGAGCGACCAGCTGAGCGCCACCCGCCCCTGGAGCTCCCACCAGAGCCCTGCAAAGTACCGCTTCGTATCCCCATGTCTAGTAGCATCCTGGAGTCGCACCCCATGACCCACATTTCCACCAACCTGCCCG AAGTTTCTGCTCCGTCATCCACTGTTCATCTACCACAGCAAAAACCCATCAAAATCTCTGTGGCAATAAACAATGCTTTACCCTACACTTCAAATATAATGGCACCTATAAGCAGGCCCACCACGGTGACGCATGACACTGATGAAGATGAGGGTCTGAAACACTTTGAGCAA GAGGCAGAAAAGATGGTAGCATACCTCCAGGACAGCGGGGTAGATGATGACAGGCTTGCAGCAAAGACTTCAGAGAAGCCTAAACCTGCAGGCCTGCCCCTTACCCACGAAGCTGCTCTCAAGTGGTTTTACAAAGACCCACAAGGGGAGATACAGG GTCCGTTCAGCAATCACGAGATGTCTGACTGGTTTCAGGCTGGTTACTTCACCATGTCTCTGTTGGTCAAAAGAGGCTGTGATGAAGTGTTCCAACCTTTGGGAGAGATTATGAAGATTTGGGGGAGGGTGCCCTTTACGCCAGGCCCCGCACCGCCACCACTACAA GCTGATGGTGACCAGGAGAGGTTAAAGAGACAGCAGGAGCTCACTGCTCTCAACCTTtaccagctgcagcagctgcaatATCAATACCTCCTCAG GCAACAGTATGCCCAGGCGTTGGCCCAGCAGAAAACTTTAGTTCTTAACTCAGCTCCTctccaacaacagcagcagcaccaacagcaGATCAACATGCTTCTGCAGCAATACCAGGCTCTAAAGATAAG tgctTCTGACAGTCTTCTACCTCCTGTTACCCGATCCCTGTCGGTCCCTGACTCGAGTTCGGTGTGGGAAATGCAGAATCCCTCTACTCAGGCCTCCTGCACACCAAACCTTCAACAGGCTGCTACTAGCa CCTGGGAAGGCAGCAGTGTATGGGATTTGCCTATAGACTCAGTGGCACAAGCTCCAACTATTGAGCAGATGCAGCAGTTTGAGAAGGCAAGATCTGCAAAG ATGGAGCTGGAGAGACGGGAGGTGGAGTTAAGAGCAAAACgggaggaagaagaaaggaaaCGTTTGGAAGAAGCTCTCAGGGCTCgacaggaggaggaaaggaaacGGCTGGAAGAAGAGGAATTGGCTCGGCAAAAACAG GAAGAGGCGCTGAGGCTACAAAGAGAACAAGAGGAGGCGCAACGCAGgcaaaaagaagaggaggagaggaaggcgCAGGAGGAAGCTCTCCGAAGATTGGAGGAAAGACGGcgggaagaagaggagaaaaagaaacggGAAGAGTTCCTTCGGAAACAG GAAGAGGAGCGTAGAAAGCAAGAAGAACTGGAGGCATTGAGAAGGCGCGAGGAGGAGAAGAGGCGAGTGGAGGAGGAGGCCGCCGCTGCTGCCGCCGCAGCTCTTGCACAGCAACAAGAAGAGCATAAAAGAAGAGAGCTGGAGGCCCAAAGACAGCAGGAGCTGCAAagacagaggcagcagcagcaagagGCCCTCAgaagactgcagcagcagcagcaacaacagcagcagctcgcACAAATGAAG CTTCCATCGTCTTCTAAGTGGGGTCAGCAGTCAGCCAACCACAACCACACACAAAATGCCTTGTCACTGGCCGAGATCCAGAAACTAGAAGAGGAGCGAGAACGACAGGCATGTGAGGAG CAGCGACGTCAGCAGCAAGAGCTCctaaagcagcagcaacagcaggcGCTACAACAAGCCCAGCAGTCGCATGCCAAGCTCTCCGGTTGGGGTAATGTAGCCAAGCAACCCGTTATCACCAAGTCTTTGCTGGAGATTCAGAGGGAGGAGGCCCAGCAGATGAAGCAGCGGAACGAGCAGCCACCCCAACAACATCCCACCGTCACCCAGCAGGCCCGAACTCAAAACAGAACC ACATCGCTGAGTAACTCGGTTTGGGGGTCTGTTAATACCACCACCAACTGGGGCTCCGACTCCAGCAGTATCTGGGGCGACACCCACAACTCAAACATGGGCTTCTGGGATGAGGCCATAAAGGAGGCCGTCCAGCAGCCTCCCCAGACCAAAAAAGGCAACACCCAGAAGAACAACAAAGGCAACGCCAACCTCAG TAACTCTTTGAGTGGGCGAGCCAGTAAGAAGGTTGACGAGGAGGAGAAGCTGCTAAAGTTGTTCCAGGGTGTCAGTAAGAGCCAGCAGGACACATTTATGCAGTGGTGTGAGCAAACCCTGCACTCGCTCAACACGGCCAACAATCTGGATG TTCCAACGTTTGCATCCTTCCTGAAGGAATTGGATTCTCCTTATGAGGTGCATGACTATGTCAGGGCTTATTTGGGGGACACTCCTGAGTCCAAGGACTTTGCCAAGCAGTTTCTGGAACGTCGTGCCAAACAGAATGCTaatcaacaaaaacagttgCTGCCGAAACAACAGCAagccaagcagcagcagcagcagcagcag GACTCTGTGTGGGATGGAATGGGATCTTCAGCCATCTACCAGTCCAACCATACAAGTGGCCAGCAGCAACGATTTGAGACGGTCACCtcagggaagaagaaaaagaagcagaaaatggtCCGAGCAGACCCAAGCCTTTTAG GTTTTTCTGTGAATGCATCATCTGAGAGGTTGAATATGGGGGAAATCGAAACCTTGGAGGACTTTTAA
- the kncn gene encoding kinocilin isoform X2, with translation MNPVSIGQYHGLRVGSALFGIVAGCIIIGVSRECDADAVGGIFLGAGGLGLLISIYPFIKAWLNINNILPSFGNFRVHPTVANADQPAETLRREGTQSQLQLERSKSRMGTFVEGGPAAEPNPEEGSVTH, from the exons ATGAACCCTGTTAGCATCGGGCAGTACCATGGGCTACGAGTGGGCTCAGCCCTGTTTGGCATTGTTGCCGGCTGCATCATCATCGGGGTGTCCAGGGAATGTGATGCTGATGCTGTAGGAGGAATTTTCCTGGGAGCCGGAGGCCTCG GCTTGCTCATTTCAATCTACCCCTTCATAAAAGCTTGGCTGAATATCAACAACATCCTGCCATCTTTTG GAAACTTCAGAGTTCACCCCACTGTGGCTAATGCTGATCAACCAGCTGAGACACTGAGACGAGAGG GCACTCAGAGTCAACTCCAACTGGAGCGCTCAAAGAGTCGAATGGGAACCTTCGTGGAGGGAGGACCAGCTGCTGAGCCCAATCCAGAGGAGGG ttCTGTCACACACTGA
- the kncn gene encoding kinocilin isoform X1 → MNPVSIGQYHGLRVGSALFGIVAGCIIIGVSRECDADAVGGIFLGAGGLGLLISIYPFIKAWLNINNILPSFGNFRVHPTVANADQPAETLRREGTQSQLQLERSKSRMGTFVEGGPAAEPNPEEGTSSDMPDVLSRQKMKQSPTAQDLP, encoded by the exons ATGAACCCTGTTAGCATCGGGCAGTACCATGGGCTACGAGTGGGCTCAGCCCTGTTTGGCATTGTTGCCGGCTGCATCATCATCGGGGTGTCCAGGGAATGTGATGCTGATGCTGTAGGAGGAATTTTCCTGGGAGCCGGAGGCCTCG GCTTGCTCATTTCAATCTACCCCTTCATAAAAGCTTGGCTGAATATCAACAACATCCTGCCATCTTTTG GAAACTTCAGAGTTCACCCCACTGTGGCTAATGCTGATCAACCAGCTGAGACACTGAGACGAGAGG GCACTCAGAGTCAACTCCAACTGGAGCGCTCAAAGAGTCGAATGGGAACCTTCGTGGAGGGAGGACCAGCTGCTGAGCCCAATCCAGAGGAGGG GACTTCTTCAGACATGCCAGATGTCTTATCgagacagaaaatgaaacagtCACCC